Proteins from a genomic interval of Paenibacillus sp. FSL R5-0623:
- a CDS encoding TVP38/TMEM64 family protein: protein MTPAALDIMSYITEENIRFWLEKFRSLGPLPGILLTFMKSFVPPLPTLLIVGVNGAVYGLWAGFIYSWIGMVLGCTVTFLIVREIGKSAFVERWARKPRVQRSMVWIRRNAFSYVFLLSIFPVGPFVIINVAAGIARMRLLSFLLAVGCGKAIMIFSVTYIGSNVEQFLEHPIRWVGVLLFIAVSLWASRKLERHFTRSSSDGEGLHDLNQTTGKSISS, encoded by the coding sequence ATGACCCCGGCAGCATTGGACATTATGTCATATATTACGGAAGAAAATATTCGTTTCTGGCTGGAGAAGTTTCGCTCCCTGGGCCCGTTACCGGGAATTTTGCTTACGTTTATGAAATCATTTGTGCCGCCGCTTCCAACGCTGTTAATTGTAGGTGTGAACGGTGCGGTATATGGTCTGTGGGCAGGATTTATATATTCATGGATCGGCATGGTGCTCGGTTGTACCGTTACGTTCCTGATCGTACGGGAGATCGGGAAGTCCGCTTTTGTAGAGCGATGGGCACGCAAACCTCGTGTACAACGCAGCATGGTATGGATTCGAAGGAATGCATTCAGTTATGTTTTTCTGCTGAGTATCTTCCCGGTAGGTCCGTTTGTCATTATTAACGTGGCGGCAGGTATCGCGCGAATGCGATTGTTATCCTTCCTGCTTGCGGTGGGCTGTGGTAAAGCGATCATGATCTTCTCTGTTACGTATATCGGTTCCAATGTGGAACAATTTCTGGAGCACCCTATACGCTGGGTAGGCGTATTGCTGTTTATTGCGGTATCCCTGTGGGCAAGCCGCAAACTGGAGCGACACTTTACCCGGTCATCGTCAGATGGAGAAGGTCTGCATGATCTGAATCAAACAACTGGCAAATCGATTTCTTCTTGA
- a CDS encoding NAD(P)/FAD-dependent oxidoreductase — MSKQILILGGGYGGLLTALTARQYLSPEEATITVVNRYPTHQIITELHRLAAGSIAEQAVALPLEKLLRGKNVNLKIDTVDTIKPDEKKVLMTSGSTYSYDALVVALGSETAFFGIPGLQEYSFTLKSVSDANRIRAHVEARLDAYKQSGNKADATFVIGGGGLTGIELVGEFADLLPAVCQEKGIDFKEVSLYTVEAGPSILAGFPPELVERAKSSLEKRGVNFIVGVAITEMKENEVLLKDGSSIPTNTLVWTGGVQGNAVVANSGIEVDRGRAKVTEVLQSTSHKDVFVAGDSAVVFPSEGARPYPPTAQLAWQMGETIGHNLGVMFKGGAMESFTPVFSGTLGSLGRKDAVGMIGGNQTRLKGLPATMMKEASNIRYLAHIHGLFALAY, encoded by the coding sequence ATGTCGAAGCAAATTTTGATCTTGGGTGGAGGATACGGCGGTCTGTTGACTGCATTGACTGCGCGTCAATACTTGTCTCCGGAAGAAGCGACAATTACTGTCGTGAACCGTTACCCTACACACCAAATTATCACGGAACTGCACCGTCTTGCAGCGGGAAGCATTGCTGAACAAGCAGTTGCTCTTCCACTCGAAAAATTGCTGCGTGGCAAAAACGTGAACTTGAAAATCGATACGGTGGATACAATCAAGCCGGACGAGAAGAAAGTTCTGATGACCAGCGGCTCCACATACTCTTACGATGCACTCGTCGTTGCCCTGGGCAGCGAAACGGCATTCTTCGGAATTCCGGGATTGCAAGAGTACAGCTTCACGCTCAAATCGGTTAGCGATGCAAACCGTATTCGTGCACACGTTGAAGCACGTCTTGATGCTTACAAACAGTCCGGCAACAAAGCAGACGCTACGTTTGTTATTGGTGGCGGCGGCTTGACAGGTATTGAGCTTGTTGGCGAATTCGCTGACCTGCTTCCTGCAGTATGTCAAGAAAAAGGCATCGACTTCAAAGAAGTATCCCTGTACACAGTTGAAGCAGGTCCTTCCATCCTGGCAGGATTCCCGCCGGAGCTGGTTGAGCGTGCTAAATCAAGTCTTGAGAAACGTGGCGTTAACTTCATCGTTGGCGTAGCGATTACCGAGATGAAAGAAAACGAAGTTCTGCTGAAAGACGGCAGCTCCATCCCTACGAACACACTCGTATGGACAGGTGGCGTACAAGGCAACGCTGTTGTTGCTAACAGCGGAATTGAAGTGGATCGTGGCCGTGCGAAAGTTACGGAAGTTCTGCAATCGACTTCTCACAAAGACGTGTTTGTTGCTGGTGACAGCGCAGTGGTCTTCCCTAGCGAAGGCGCTCGCCCTTACCCTCCAACAGCACAATTGGCTTGGCAAATGGGTGAGACTATTGGTCACAACTTGGGCGTTATGTTCAAAGGTGGCGCAATGGAATCCTTCACACCAGTATTCTCCGGTACGCTGGGAAGTCTGGGTCGTAAAGATGCTGTCGGCATGATCGGTGGCAATCAGACTCGTCTGAAAGGTCTGCCTGCAACCATGATGAAAGAAGCAAGTAACATCCGTTACCTGGCTCATATTCACGGTTTGTTCGCACTGGCTTACTAA
- a CDS encoding DUF3658 domain-containing protein produces the protein MNDNIYAFSRTINRMSEDELRSVLRVLYMKSGHVVKRQEEQGGKVDFAEAVQSLFRNMDTPFDLGRLEQQALAEVDKPNEIHITFGESPLSSLKMGMSTLPDQEKRSYFSIDDNYAVGPLGDLTRRADLQRRHLWLTERMCLNDREAYGMHELESLFDLEATIQSFDSKTSIIIWYANNAREKTGLLYAMYLLRNSESPIYLIETSGLYKQLFDRPDVQYDVLHTGEILPEKLLAMWHVCSEQEPLSKRERRQLERDWLELSVQPGLIRMMENGVIRSLTEDALDEYIMQKVRELTPNWEPGKYIRAARIVGEVIGTSSQHISDAFVEYRLRQLVLQGQLEMDGKPLAMRYYSIRLPER, from the coding sequence ATGAATGATAATATCTATGCATTCAGCCGAACGATAAATCGTATGAGTGAAGATGAACTTCGTTCAGTACTGCGTGTGCTCTATATGAAGTCAGGACATGTGGTCAAGCGGCAGGAAGAGCAAGGCGGAAAGGTGGATTTTGCGGAAGCGGTACAGTCACTGTTTCGGAATATGGATACCCCTTTTGATCTGGGTCGTCTGGAACAACAAGCTCTTGCCGAGGTCGACAAGCCAAATGAAATTCATATTACGTTTGGAGAATCACCTCTGAGTAGTCTGAAAATGGGAATGAGTACATTACCTGATCAGGAAAAACGGAGTTATTTCTCTATAGATGATAATTATGCGGTAGGGCCATTAGGTGATCTCACCCGGCGTGCAGACTTGCAACGCAGGCATCTCTGGCTGACCGAACGAATGTGTCTCAATGACCGTGAGGCATATGGCATGCATGAACTGGAATCATTATTTGATCTCGAAGCCACAATACAGTCCTTTGATTCCAAGACGTCGATCATTATCTGGTATGCGAATAATGCACGGGAGAAGACGGGACTGCTCTACGCCATGTATCTATTGCGGAACAGCGAGAGCCCCATATATCTTATCGAAACGAGTGGTTTATATAAGCAATTATTTGATAGACCTGACGTTCAATATGATGTGCTCCACACAGGCGAGATTCTTCCGGAAAAGCTTCTGGCGATGTGGCACGTTTGCTCCGAGCAAGAGCCATTGTCCAAGCGAGAGCGCCGCCAACTGGAGCGGGATTGGCTGGAACTTTCGGTACAGCCTGGGCTAATACGTATGATGGAGAATGGCGTGATTCGGAGCTTAACTGAAGATGCGTTGGACGAGTACATCATGCAGAAGGTGAGGGAACTGACACCGAACTGGGAGCCAGGCAAGTATATCCGAGCAGCTCGTATTGTGGGTGAAGTGATTGGTACAAGTAGCCAGCATATAAGTGATGCGTTCGTGGAGTACCGTCTACGGCAACTGGTGCTGCAAGGCCAACTTGAAATGGATGGAAAGCCACTTGCAATGAGGTATTACAGTATTCGGCTTCCCGAGCGCTGA
- a CDS encoding response regulator transcription factor, producing MNEAVLVIEDEPKIARLLELELQYEGYQVGKAGSGTEGLEKYADGQWDLILLDVMLPGLSGIEVLRRVRAKDATVPIIMLTAKDSVEDKVSGLDLGANDYITKPFQIEELLARVRAALRLSAVASVVSSASSSTPADTGNDSSGHQDEAEAGWLTAAGLKLNEGTREVSRDGVAIELTPREFDLLVYLLQNQRQVLSRDQIVQAVWGYDYYGDTNVVDVYIRYVRKKVDNGFTPPLIHTVRGVGYVLKEQL from the coding sequence ATGAACGAAGCCGTGCTGGTCATAGAGGATGAGCCCAAAATAGCACGTCTGCTGGAACTGGAGCTACAGTATGAGGGATATCAGGTAGGCAAGGCAGGCAGTGGAACAGAAGGATTGGAGAAGTATGCAGACGGACAATGGGATCTGATTCTGCTGGATGTGATGTTACCTGGTCTGAGTGGAATTGAAGTGTTGCGGCGAGTTCGGGCCAAAGATGCTACGGTTCCGATCATTATGCTCACTGCCAAAGATTCTGTAGAAGACAAAGTATCCGGCCTGGATCTCGGAGCCAATGACTACATCACCAAGCCGTTCCAGATTGAAGAGCTACTTGCCAGAGTTCGGGCTGCATTGCGGCTTAGTGCAGTGGCGTCTGTTGTTTCTTCCGCTTCTTCGTCTACACCTGCTGATACGGGGAATGACTCTTCTGGGCATCAGGATGAAGCTGAGGCGGGCTGGTTGACGGCTGCCGGGTTGAAACTAAATGAAGGAACGCGAGAGGTATCCCGAGATGGTGTGGCCATTGAGCTTACTCCACGTGAGTTCGACCTGCTCGTGTATCTGCTTCAGAATCAACGTCAGGTGCTCAGTCGTGATCAGATTGTGCAGGCTGTGTGGGGATACGATTATTATGGAGATACCAATGTGGTGGATGTGTACATCCGTTATGTGCGCAAAAAGGTGGATAACGGATTCACACCACCCTTAATACATACCGTACGGGGCGTTGGATACGTCCTGAAGGAACAGTTATGA
- a CDS encoding DUF1641 domain-containing protein has product MSQSPTQQEVPVTEGANVSERQSLDVLDQLMKPEVQESLTVLVENLPKLAEMVTAMTKAYDFAQSVATDKVLISDTMSAMGEFAKPVVDKAKGVASAAIEANDRAQTEQTSVGLFAMLKMLKDPNVQQSLRFAQSFLSILNERQQQKR; this is encoded by the coding sequence ATGTCACAATCGCCTACTCAACAAGAGGTGCCAGTTACAGAAGGTGCCAACGTTTCCGAGCGCCAGTCCTTGGACGTTCTGGATCAACTGATGAAGCCTGAGGTACAGGAGTCTTTAACCGTTCTGGTGGAGAACCTGCCTAAATTGGCTGAAATGGTTACTGCTATGACAAAAGCTTATGACTTTGCACAAAGTGTAGCAACAGACAAAGTTCTGATCAGCGACACAATGAGCGCAATGGGCGAGTTCGCTAAGCCTGTTGTAGACAAAGCTAAAGGTGTAGCTTCTGCTGCCATCGAAGCCAATGACCGTGCGCAAACAGAGCAAACTTCAGTTGGCTTGTTCGCTATGCTGAAAATGCTTAAAGATCCAAACGTACAACAATCGCTTCGTTTTGCTCAATCTTTCTTGAGCATCCTGAACGAGCGTCAACAACAGAAACGTTAA
- a CDS encoding acyltransferase: MSETLKRERIPELNLVRAMAIIGVLCVHSTSYATVDMTGSGYYWLYNFINIFMKYGTPTFIFMSSFVLFYNYYSRPLDKKLVSNFYKKRFVYILLPYFLFSLMYFVLLHFTHYQGRPFGESAVSFITKLFTGKAYTHLYFVFINMQFYLLFPLVLWLLKKYPSVVKWSVPIGLLIQWAFIVSNKYGFQVPNKGSWAFSYFSYFMLGAFIGVYFPKIKQWFVISRANATKGRVASWILLWAVWIIAGLGHVYIYYLLRLKIATYNTLWYEFFWNVHTFACALVLIQIAYLLYRKGPSLIVKPLNRLGALSFGIYLIHPFFLLVYRNYPPQTGVSWLVHLWYAGGFGVALIASWIVVGLTARFVPYAWVIFGNLPKPKPRLAPQQNSGQLDVR; encoded by the coding sequence ATGAGTGAAACACTGAAAAGAGAGCGAATTCCAGAACTGAATCTGGTGCGTGCCATGGCAATTATCGGCGTACTGTGCGTGCATTCCACGTCCTATGCGACGGTGGACATGACGGGTTCAGGCTACTACTGGCTGTACAACTTTATTAATATCTTTATGAAATATGGTACGCCAACCTTTATTTTTATGAGCAGTTTTGTACTGTTCTATAACTATTATTCCCGTCCGTTGGATAAGAAACTCGTGAGTAACTTCTACAAGAAAAGATTTGTGTATATTTTGCTTCCGTATTTCCTGTTCTCATTAATGTATTTTGTGTTGCTGCATTTCACGCATTATCAGGGCCGACCTTTCGGCGAATCGGCAGTAAGTTTCATCACGAAATTGTTTACGGGCAAGGCCTATACACATCTGTACTTTGTGTTTATTAACATGCAATTTTATCTGTTATTTCCATTGGTGTTATGGTTGCTTAAGAAATATCCCTCTGTGGTGAAATGGTCTGTTCCGATTGGACTATTGATTCAATGGGCATTCATCGTAAGTAATAAATATGGATTCCAGGTACCCAACAAGGGAAGCTGGGCGTTCTCATACTTTTCCTATTTCATGCTGGGTGCTTTTATCGGGGTGTACTTCCCTAAAATCAAGCAATGGTTTGTCATCAGTCGAGCCAATGCAACCAAAGGACGCGTAGCTTCATGGATTCTGCTCTGGGCGGTATGGATCATTGCCGGACTTGGCCATGTGTATATCTATTACCTGCTGCGTCTGAAGATCGCAACGTATAACACACTGTGGTATGAATTCTTCTGGAATGTGCATACCTTTGCTTGTGCGCTGGTGCTTATCCAGATTGCCTATCTGCTCTATCGCAAAGGGCCGTCACTCATCGTCAAGCCGCTGAATCGGCTTGGGGCATTGTCCTTTGGCATCTACCTGATTCATCCATTCTTCCTGCTGGTGTATCGGAATTATCCACCTCAAACAGGAGTATCGTGGTTAGTGCATCTGTGGTATGCCGGAGGATTCGGTGTAGCTCTGATCGCTTCGTGGATTGTTGTTGGATTGACGGCAAGGTTCGTTCCATATGCATGGGTGATCTTTGGCAATCTGCCAAAACCGAAACCACGTCTCGCGCCACAACAGAACTCGGGACAATTGGACGTACGTTAA
- a CDS encoding ATP-binding protein, protein MSLRSKIYGYSSVLFAVLLIAVNLSVYIVFERMSIDNEVNRVEAEAESIVKGVRQSAGSIPPDDLLRAYAPVNGMLRIVNEDGTSSPVTTTAASEQLSKLPYKYESEKKSEYTQVEQIGYVWVSVPVIWPDGEVVNVQVTESIAETENRLSVLRTVLVAVTIIALIPAIISSRILANRMTRPIQQMTRTMTDIQSSGQFKRLPLEEGSKDELKTMGQTFNRMMDLLESNFERQERFVSDASHELKTPLTIIESYASLLQRRGKERPEVFDEAVEAILSESVRMREMTEQLLLLAKQPEQWNVQLERVDITRLATDSTRAFREAYHREVRCEDSGPIWAISDESKLKQLLFILLDNARKYSEDAIEVRLEAKGQECRIRIVDTGIGMREDELEKVFDRFYRVDPARTRSLGASGSGLGLSLAKELAGAVGARIELTSTEGEGTEASIILPLSVQNGPLS, encoded by the coding sequence ATGAGCCTGCGCAGTAAAATCTACGGATATTCGTCTGTATTATTTGCTGTGCTGTTAATCGCGGTGAACCTGTCGGTCTACATCGTGTTTGAACGGATGTCGATTGATAACGAGGTTAATCGGGTGGAAGCGGAAGCGGAGTCTATTGTCAAAGGAGTACGTCAGTCTGCCGGCTCCATTCCGCCGGATGACTTGCTGCGGGCCTACGCGCCTGTGAACGGGATGCTTCGAATCGTTAATGAAGACGGCACCAGTTCCCCGGTGACAACAACAGCAGCTTCCGAGCAGCTGAGCAAGCTACCTTATAAGTACGAAAGTGAGAAGAAATCAGAGTATACCCAAGTTGAGCAGATTGGTTATGTGTGGGTATCAGTCCCGGTCATCTGGCCTGATGGCGAGGTGGTGAATGTACAGGTCACCGAGAGCATTGCAGAGACGGAGAATCGTCTGTCTGTACTGCGGACTGTGCTTGTGGCGGTCACGATTATTGCTCTAATTCCAGCCATTATCTCCAGCCGGATTCTGGCGAATCGAATGACCAGACCGATTCAGCAGATGACACGCACGATGACTGATATACAGTCCAGCGGCCAATTCAAGCGTCTTCCACTGGAGGAAGGGTCGAAGGATGAACTGAAAACGATGGGACAGACTTTTAACCGGATGATGGATCTGCTCGAATCCAACTTTGAACGACAGGAGCGATTTGTATCGGATGCATCTCATGAGCTAAAAACACCGCTGACCATTATTGAGAGTTATGCCAGTCTGCTACAGCGGCGAGGAAAAGAGCGGCCCGAGGTATTTGATGAAGCGGTGGAGGCGATTCTGTCTGAATCGGTTCGCATGCGAGAGATGACCGAGCAACTGTTACTGCTGGCGAAGCAACCAGAGCAGTGGAATGTACAGTTGGAGCGTGTGGATATCACGAGACTGGCTACAGACTCCACACGTGCGTTTCGCGAAGCCTATCACCGCGAAGTCCGGTGTGAAGATTCAGGTCCAATCTGGGCGATCAGCGATGAGAGCAAGCTGAAGCAACTGTTGTTTATTTTGCTGGATAATGCCCGAAAGTATAGTGAAGATGCAATTGAAGTCAGACTGGAAGCCAAGGGGCAAGAGTGCCGTATTCGGATCGTGGATACCGGGATTGGTATGCGGGAGGACGAGCTGGAGAAGGTATTTGACCGATTCTACCGGGTTGATCCGGCCAGAACACGCAGCTTAGGCGCAAGCGGTTCAGGTCTGGGATTGTCACTTGCCAAAGAGCTTGCAGGAGCAGTTGGAGCACGGATCGAACTGACCAGCACCGAGGGTGAAGGCACCGAGGCTTCGATTATTTTGCCTTTATCGGTTCAGAACGGGCCGCTCTCATGA
- a CDS encoding CsbD family protein produces the protein MSNSTSDKIKAGVNKAKGEVKDQIGNATNNRSLQAEGKKDKAKGAVQDKIADVKRDH, from the coding sequence ATGAGTAATTCAACTAGCGATAAAATCAAAGCAGGCGTAAACAAGGCCAAAGGCGAAGTGAAGGATCAGATCGGTAATGCAACCAATAACAGATCCCTTCAGGCTGAGGGTAAAAAAGACAAAGCCAAAGGTGCCGTACAGGATAAAATTGCCGACGTTAAAAGAGATCACTAG
- a CDS encoding NAD-dependent epimerase/dehydratase family protein: MNIVITGASGFVGFNLSQYLAQKGHRITLLDRDDYCQRLVHISPLHEMPFICCDLAADRIHLPPGIDYIIHLAAMPHVDYSYHQPGEVFRNNTLSTQAILQYATEHHIPVLLASSVEVYGGDWGRVYHESDPYAPVSPYSASKVACEMLAHSYAQCYQLPVKLFRLTNLYGPWQLPDRIIPRNFGRMLDGLPLDIQGSAVRDFLYVDDALRAIEQIMLKGKDGQVYNISTGLGTTMQEIGEILKPMDRSVAAVEIREQEPTQSRGSSLVVHSGRLRAELGWLPQTTLEKGLEKTFRWYREHPEWVRQFSREYHTTRETRSFIIDMARYAVPAV, encoded by the coding sequence GTGAACATTGTGATTACAGGGGCTTCTGGATTTGTGGGATTTAATCTTTCACAGTATTTGGCGCAAAAGGGGCATCGAATTACCCTTCTGGATCGGGATGATTACTGTCAGAGACTTGTTCATATCTCTCCTCTGCATGAGATGCCGTTCATCTGTTGTGACCTTGCAGCGGACCGGATTCATCTACCTCCAGGAATAGATTACATCATCCATCTGGCGGCCATGCCACACGTGGATTATTCGTATCATCAGCCAGGGGAAGTTTTCCGCAATAATACACTCAGCACACAGGCTATCCTGCAATATGCTACGGAACATCACATTCCAGTCTTGCTGGCTTCATCCGTGGAAGTGTATGGCGGTGATTGGGGCAGAGTCTATCATGAATCAGATCCGTATGCACCCGTCTCTCCTTATTCCGCTTCCAAAGTTGCATGTGAAATGCTGGCTCACTCCTATGCTCAATGTTACCAACTTCCAGTCAAACTCTTTCGTTTGACCAACCTCTATGGTCCATGGCAATTACCAGACCGTATTATTCCCCGAAACTTTGGTCGGATGTTGGACGGACTGCCTCTGGATATTCAGGGATCGGCAGTGCGTGATTTCTTGTATGTAGATGATGCCCTCCGGGCCATTGAACAGATCATGCTGAAAGGCAAAGACGGACAGGTCTACAACATATCAACAGGGCTTGGAACAACCATGCAAGAGATCGGGGAGATATTGAAACCGATGGATCGATCCGTAGCTGCTGTAGAGATTCGGGAGCAGGAACCAACCCAGTCCAGAGGGTCCAGTCTGGTCGTACATTCAGGCAGGTTGCGAGCGGAATTGGGATGGTTACCGCAAACCACGTTGGAAAAGGGATTGGAAAAAACCTTCCGCTGGTATCGGGAACATCCCGAATGGGTCAGACAGTTCAGCCGTGAATACCATACAACAAGGGAAACGCGCAGTTTCATTATCGATATGGCAAGATACGCAGTTCCAGCAGTATAA
- a CDS encoding cupin domain-containing protein, with protein sequence MNERKKDIETLFLQDDGVIPNHPTLPVLLYKNVWVEEALHAESLLNRNGWGNSWLNGVFNYHHYHSNAHEALAVVSGFVKLILGGENGQKVYLQTGDVVVLPAGTGHKRLESSSDFRIAGAYPGGMSYNTRTGEEGELQKALQEIREVPIPDTDPVYGQQGPLLEIWNGKKS encoded by the coding sequence ATGAATGAACGGAAAAAGGACATAGAGACGTTATTCCTTCAGGATGACGGTGTAATTCCCAATCATCCGACCCTGCCTGTGCTTTTGTATAAGAACGTATGGGTTGAAGAGGCCCTTCACGCAGAATCGTTGTTAAACCGTAATGGATGGGGAAATAGCTGGTTGAATGGTGTGTTCAATTATCATCATTATCATAGTAATGCTCATGAGGCACTTGCTGTGGTGAGTGGATTCGTGAAACTGATTTTAGGCGGAGAAAATGGTCAGAAAGTTTACCTTCAAACTGGTGACGTTGTCGTGCTTCCCGCTGGAACAGGGCATAAACGCCTGGAGTCCAGCAGTGATTTTCGTATTGCCGGTGCTTATCCGGGCGGCATGAGTTACAACACACGCACAGGTGAGGAAGGCGAGCTGCAGAAGGCTCTTCAGGAAATACGTGAGGTTCCGATCCCGGATACCGATCCGGTCTATGGACAGCAGGGACCGTTACTAGAAATCTGGAATGGGAAGAAATCTTAA
- a CDS encoding SDR family oxidoreductase, translated as MNVLVIGANGQIGKLVVEQLVQEGKHKVTAMIRKPEQAAALKELGADVVIGDLEGSVEDLAEAMKDHNAIVFTAGSGGSTGQDKTLLIDLDGAVKTMESAEQQGISRYILVSAYGADQREKWSESIKPYYVAKHYADRALFASDLNYTIIRPGGLKNEPGTGKIAVGTDLEPGSIPREDVARVIVASLQEEKTYRMAFDLVAGEHPVEDALGKL; from the coding sequence ATGAACGTTTTAGTTATAGGAGCAAATGGACAAATCGGTAAGTTAGTGGTGGAACAGCTGGTACAGGAAGGCAAACATAAAGTAACGGCCATGATCCGAAAACCGGAGCAGGCGGCTGCACTGAAGGAACTAGGTGCTGATGTGGTGATCGGTGATCTGGAGGGCAGTGTGGAGGACTTGGCTGAGGCAATGAAGGATCATAATGCCATTGTGTTCACGGCGGGTTCTGGCGGATCTACCGGTCAGGACAAAACACTGCTTATTGATCTCGACGGTGCGGTGAAAACAATGGAATCTGCAGAGCAGCAAGGAATCTCCAGATATATTCTGGTCAGTGCGTATGGCGCAGATCAACGGGAGAAATGGTCAGAGTCCATCAAGCCTTATTACGTGGCGAAACATTATGCGGATCGTGCATTGTTTGCAAGTGATCTCAATTACACGATTATACGTCCAGGTGGTCTCAAGAATGAACCAGGCACAGGCAAGATTGCAGTTGGAACCGATCTGGAGCCGGGGAGCATCCCACGTGAAGATGTAGCCCGTGTAATCGTGGCTTCTTTGCAGGAAGAGAAGACGTACCGGATGGCCTTTGATCTGGTTGCCGGGGAGCATCCCGTTGAAGATGCCTTGGGCAAATTGTAA
- a CDS encoding PepSY domain-containing protein — MTEHEQRPPEMKRHEQGNSGWAKSRKSLWWGAGLLVVLIVAVVAWWKPWQSTGAVLTADAAAQSVLDQYPGEIVNSTLKDGTYIMQLRSETGLYDVQVDAVTAAVNSIKRLESNPQVEEKTLWSREQIKTALLKQQTDNQLVSLELVEQQGSPVYTAVVKAKDNSREELTIDPYTGETISSKTITAPTTEPTKDDPKPQFLSEKQAKQKALAEVPGEVDDIELRGTNSGNPYYLVEIDLEDGREAIVQVNAISGAIRSVTWDEDDD, encoded by the coding sequence ATGACAGAGCATGAGCAGCGACCACCGGAGATGAAACGGCATGAACAGGGGAATAGCGGATGGGCGAAATCGCGAAAATCATTATGGTGGGGTGCAGGGCTTCTCGTTGTGCTGATTGTGGCAGTAGTTGCTTGGTGGAAGCCGTGGCAATCGACGGGTGCGGTACTTACCGCAGATGCGGCAGCCCAATCCGTACTGGATCAATATCCAGGGGAGATTGTGAATTCCACGTTGAAGGACGGGACGTATATCATGCAGCTCCGTTCGGAGACTGGCCTATATGATGTGCAAGTGGATGCCGTTACAGCTGCTGTGAATTCCATTAAACGGCTAGAGTCGAACCCGCAAGTGGAAGAGAAGACGTTATGGAGCCGCGAGCAGATCAAGACGGCGTTGTTAAAACAACAAACAGATAACCAATTGGTCTCGCTTGAACTTGTGGAGCAACAAGGCAGTCCGGTATACACCGCCGTAGTGAAGGCGAAGGATAACAGCCGTGAAGAACTCACGATTGATCCATATACGGGAGAGACGATATCTTCCAAAACAATAACAGCCCCGACAACTGAACCAACAAAGGATGATCCCAAACCTCAGTTTCTGAGCGAGAAACAAGCCAAGCAGAAGGCACTTGCGGAGGTTCCGGGGGAAGTGGACGACATCGAACTGCGTGGAACCAACAGCGGGAATCCATATTATCTGGTTGAAATTGATCTGGAGGATGGCCGGGAAGCCATTGTGCAGGTGAATGCCATCTCGGGAGCGATTCGTTCGGTGACTTGGGATGAGGACGATGATTAA